Proteins from a single region of Bacteroidota bacterium:
- a CDS encoding T9SS type A sorting domain-containing protein yields the protein MRITHGYVLDSTDCNDLNPEIHPTLTDICNVIDDNCNGLTDEDATFVTYFADIDGDTFGDVLNDSTACNELIGYVLDNTDCNDLNPEIHPTLTDICNAIDDNCNGLTDEDATFVTYFADIDGDTFGDILNDSTACNELIGYVLDNTDCNDTNNAIFPGVTELCNYLDDDCDGITDDNVTFIQSFIDADNDNFGNPDFDSIACEIPPGYVLSNTDCNDTNPDIYPGAPELLNGLDDDCDQIADEGLAITDIVKHTISIFPNPVNAILFIQSDAIHKITIVNQLGEEILYTNLFIGINTISVADFASGVYWVKAEDLEMVVWVKE from the coding sequence TTGCGAATTACCCACGGTTATGTTTTAGACTCCACCGATTGCAACGATTTAAATCCCGAAATCCATCCAACATTAACAGATATTTGTAATGTGATTGATGATAATTGTAACGGATTAACAGATGAAGATGCAACATTTGTTACCTATTTCGCAGATATTGATGGTGATACTTTTGGTGATGTATTAAATGATTCAACTGCTTGTAATGAATTAATTGGTTATGTGTTAGATAATACCGATTGCAACGATTTAAATCCCGAAATTCATCCAACATTAACAGATATTTGTAATGCCATTGATGATAATTGTAACGGATTAACAGATGAAGATGCAACATTTGTTACTTATTTTGCAGATATTGATGGAGATACTTTTGGTGATATATTAAATGATTCAACTGCATGTAATGAATTAATCGGTTATGTGTTGGATAATACTGATTGCAACGATACCAATAATGCAATCTTCCCCGGCGTCACCGAACTCTGCAACTACCTCGATGATGATTGTGACGGAATAACAGATGATAATGTCACCTTCATTCAAAGTTTTATTGATGCCGACAACGACAATTTCGGAAACCCTGATTTTGATTCCATCGCATGCGAAATTCCACCCGGCTACGTTTTATCCAACACCGACTGCAATGACACCAATCCCGACATCTACCCCGGCGCACCGGAACTCCTCAACGGCCTCGACGACGATTGCGACCAAATTGCTGATGAAGGTTTAGCAATAACAGATATTGTAAAACATACAATAAGTATTTTCCCGAATCCGGTAAATGCGATTTTATTTATTCAATCGGATGCGATACATAAAATTACTATTGTAAATCAATTAGGAGAAGAAATATTATACACCAATTTATTTATCGGTATAAATACCATTTCTGTAGCAGATTTTGCGAGTGGTGTGTATTGGGTGAAAGCGGAGGATCTGGAGATGGTGGTTTGGGTGAAGGAGTGA
- a CDS encoding T9SS type A sorting domain-containing protein → MRIVYLSSESGEPLGYNGNIELLNSVFTPSGWEHLYYESIDTSGLFSNETCLLFLEGSYSTFSDLTDFYIDYYYEIEQYVFNGGHLFVNMYSAGNIFLGFDSINKIDNGFGSIYGYHDDDSLNSLFFGPLYPITNPLVGIYGGFGPQAGYGTFSGGDYDVYLFDLTEQSFGGDTSAYREIAIGKIFGSGELIFANLTIGNWVDYTATYKNLRTNILWKLSPCLHAENDIGVQALITPANSCNLTAEESLNILVHNFGFADQDTFDLSFQIDGGAIITESFSENLSAYLSDTISFVATADFSECGAHEIKVWTNLLSDTIYQNDTLIYTVANICASESTIGLPNEICYLSDLIIANPEVGGGYWEGLGIIDGDLGVLDPEIIGAGNDAVISYTYQTAIDYTRQIIPFEPPAFTDSTIVSLILNDDVDTLLLPFDFVFFSNSYDVCYPASNGYIAFGEPHDTWYISIPDVGGINNLLALAGYDLNPTTGGSIYYSITGSFPYRQLQLRYYDVPLSISPDHFIDVTTVLYETTNIIDIFVDKLPDVGVLGFVQGISNIDGTQYYYTKTTGTPVWFIGANDTAFRFIPTLCPRTIFDTIHIVGNDTEDLLGPDTLFCFGDSVELLSNTSSSYYLWNTGDTTQSIFVDETGLYTIELEYILGCNIIDTINVIELDSIILNISSTPTDTDVNTGTATVEVISGGVAPYTYLWDTGEIASTIENLTAGIYVVEVTDSFGCKTTASVAVDKNVSIGDFETYNLLTIFPNPSTNSFSVKLNSNVYEANCELTNLDGKAIFKSKINSANFEINTSQFVRGVYFLIIRTNSGNYFSKVVLQ, encoded by the coding sequence ATGCGAATAGTCTATCTAAGTTCAGAGTCAGGAGAACCACTTGGCTATAATGGTAACATAGAACTTCTAAATAGTGTTTTTACCCCCAGTGGATGGGAGCATTTATACTATGAATCAATTGATACATCAGGGTTGTTTTCTAATGAAACTTGTCTTCTGTTTTTGGAGGGTAGCTATTCCACTTTTTCTGATTTGACGGATTTCTATATAGATTATTATTATGAAATCGAGCAGTATGTTTTTAACGGCGGTCACCTTTTTGTTAATATGTATTCTGCCGGTAATATATTTCTTGGATTTGATAGTATCAATAAAATTGATAATGGATTCGGTTCGATTTACGGCTATCATGATGATGATTCTTTGAATTCATTATTTTTTGGTCCACTTTATCCAATAACAAATCCCCTTGTTGGTATATACGGTGGATTTGGTCCACAAGCAGGTTATGGTACATTTTCCGGAGGTGACTATGATGTATATTTGTTTGATTTAACAGAACAATCTTTCGGAGGAGATACCTCTGCATATAGAGAAATTGCTATTGGGAAAATATTTGGTTCAGGAGAATTAATATTTGCAAATTTGACAATTGGTAATTGGGTGGACTATACTGCCACTTATAAAAATTTGCGTACAAATATTCTCTGGAAACTTTCACCATGTTTACATGCTGAAAATGACATAGGCGTTCAAGCATTAATAACTCCTGCGAATTCTTGCAATTTAACTGCTGAAGAATCTTTAAATATTTTGGTTCATAATTTTGGCTTCGCAGACCAAGATACATTTGATCTGAGTTTTCAGATTGATGGCGGTGCAATTATCACGGAATCCTTCTCAGAAAATTTATCAGCATATTTATCTGATACAATTTCCTTTGTTGCAACTGCCGATTTTTCTGAATGTGGAGCGCATGAAATAAAAGTATGGACTAATTTATTGAGCGATACGATATATCAAAACGATACTTTAATATATACAGTCGCGAATATATGCGCTTCTGAATCTACTATTGGTTTACCTAATGAAATTTGCTATTTAAGTGATCTTATCATTGCCAACCCTGAGGTTGGAGGAGGTTATTGGGAAGGGCTTGGAATTATTGATGGAGATTTGGGAGTTTTAGACCCTGAAATTATAGGTGCAGGAAATGATGCTGTTATTTCTTACACATACCAAACAGCAATAGATTATACTCGCCAAATAATTCCATTTGAACCACCCGCATTTACTGACTCAACTATTGTTTCATTAATATTAAATGATGATGTGGATACACTCTTATTACCTTTTGATTTTGTATTCTTTTCTAATTCCTACGATGTTTGTTATCCTGCAAGTAATGGATATATTGCATTTGGGGAACCACATGACACTTGGTATATAAGCATCCCAGATGTTGGTGGCATAAACAATTTATTAGCTCTTGCAGGATATGACCTGAACCCAACAACCGGAGGAAGTATTTACTATTCGATTACCGGGTCGTTCCCTTATCGTCAATTACAATTACGATATTATGATGTACCTCTTTCAATCTCACCAGATCATTTTATTGATGTAACAACGGTATTATATGAGACCACTAATATTATTGATATATTCGTTGATAAATTGCCAGATGTTGGTGTATTAGGTTTTGTACAAGGAATCTCAAATATTGACGGAACTCAATATTATTATACAAAAACAACGGGAACTCCAGTTTGGTTTATAGGGGCAAATGATACAGCCTTCCGATTTATTCCAACTTTATGCCCTCGTACCATTTTTGATACAATTCATATTGTTGGAAATGATACAGAAGACCTTTTAGGCCCGGATACTTTATTTTGTTTCGGAGATAGCGTTGAACTACTGTCAAATACCAGTAGTAGTTATTATTTATGGAATACAGGGGATACAACACAATCAATTTTCGTTGACGAGACAGGATTATATACCATTGAATTAGAATACATTTTGGGATGCAATATTATAGATACAATTAATGTTATAGAGCTAGACAGCATTATTTTAAATATTTCTTCGACACCTACAGATACAGACGTAAATACAGGTACCGCAACTGTAGAGGTGATTTCAGGTGGAGTAGCTCCATATACATATCTTTGGGACACAGGTGAAATAGCTTCAACAATTGAAAATCTTACCGCAGGTATCTATGTGGTCGAGGTTACAGACTCCTTCGGGTGCAAAACCACTGCATCTGTTGCAGTTGATAAAAATGTTTCGATTGGAGATTTTGAGACCTATAATTTATTAACTATTTTCCCTAACCCATCGACTAATTCATTTAGTGTTAAATTAAATTCAAACGTATATGAAGCAAATTGTGAATTGACTAATCTTGATGGAAAAGCAATTTTTAAAAGTAAAATTAATTCAGCTAACTTTGAAATAAACACCTCGCAATTTGTTAGAGGAGTTTATTTTTTAATAATTAGAACAAACTCAGGAAACTACTTTTCAAAAGTAGTGCTGCAATAA
- a CDS encoding T9SS type A sorting domain-containing protein → MGGDDYDWGYSIGKKTNGDLVICGITSSVDGDIIDYNGGTADALVVIVDSIGNLESSHCFGGSLYDESDDLIVIDNNQILICGSTASIDGDMTENNGSNDFWIAMIDTIGNVHWQKSLGGSIDEAAYAIATTPDENSYITAGRSHSSDVDVEANFGSYDFWVVKLNICETLYFLDADGDGFGDITNDSSACDIPLGYVIDSTDCNDSLNFINPSVKEICNYIDDNCNGEIDEGLTLILTFEDLDSDSYGNELIDSIACEIPPGYVLSNTDCNDTNPDIYPGAPELLNGLDDDCDQIADEGLPTTDIVKNTISIFPNPVNNILFIQSDATQQITIVNQLGEEILHTNLFIGLNTISVADFASGVYWVKVENGEMVVWVKE, encoded by the coding sequence TTGGGAGGAGATGATTATGATTGGGGATATTCAATAGGTAAAAAAACAAACGGAGATTTAGTTATTTGTGGTATTACTTCTTCAGTCGATGGTGATATTATTGATTATAATGGAGGGACAGCTGATGCTTTGGTAGTTATAGTAGATAGTATAGGTAATTTAGAAAGTTCGCATTGTTTCGGTGGTAGTTTGTATGATGAAAGCGATGATCTAATTGTAATTGATAATAATCAAATTCTAATATGTGGTTCAACAGCCTCAATTGATGGTGATATGACAGAAAATAATGGGAGTAATGATTTTTGGATAGCCATGATTGATACAATAGGAAATGTTCATTGGCAAAAATCACTCGGCGGTTCAATAGATGAAGCAGCTTATGCAATTGCTACAACTCCAGATGAAAATTCGTATATAACCGCAGGGCGTAGTCACTCATCTGATGTTGACGTCGAAGCAAACTTTGGGAGTTATGATTTTTGGGTAGTAAAATTAAATATTTGTGAAACGCTGTATTTTTTGGATGCAGACGGTGATGGATTTGGTGATATTACTAATGATTCAAGTGCATGTGATATACCTTTGGGATATGTTATTGATTCAACCGATTGTAATGATTCATTAAATTTTATAAATCCTTCAGTAAAAGAAATTTGCAATTACATTGATGATAATTGCAATGGTGAAATTGATGAAGGTCTAACATTAATACTTACATTTGAAGATTTAGACAGTGATAGTTATGGCAATGAATTAATTGATTCTATCGCATGCGAAATTCCACCCGGTTACGTTTTATCCAACACCGACTGCAACGACACCAATCCCGACATCTACCCCGGCGCCCCCGAACTCCTCAACGGCCTCGACGACGATTGCGACCAAATAGCTGATGAAGGTTTACCTACAACAGATATTGTAAAAAATACAATAAGTATTTTCCCGAATCCGGTAAATAATATATTATTTATTCAATCAGATGCAACACAACAAATAACAATTGTAAATCAATTAGGAGAAGAAATATTACACACAAATTTATTTATTGGATTAAATACCATTTCGGTAGCAGATTTTGCGAGTGGTGTGTATTGGGTGAAAGTGGAAAATGGGGAGATGGTGGTTTGGGTGAAGGAGTGA
- a CDS encoding T9SS type A sorting domain-containing protein: MHIIFGFSCLYNKANAQATSIEWSNALGGPDYEDATDVIQSNDGGYLVVANSGEVGGDVTDFYGGAVDIWLTKLDSSGNLIWQKNYGGSSIEKSRAGIATIDGGYIIVGYTGSEDHDVSFNHGLTDAWVFKVDSIGNIVWERSYGGTKSEQGSAICGTDDGNFVFVGYSHSNNGDLTSHYGTAETSDYWIVKIDNTGNIIWQKSYGKSEDDYAYGVVELFNGDITVGGVTQWGDGDVIGFHGGIGIEDGWVIDLDSNGALKWSKAFGGTDYDVIWDITKASDSTIHCVGQAKSFDGDITDHKGTPDDYYLDDCMYLQLDTMGNLLMEKCFGGTSGDAGFSICKTFDSGEVIACNSASDDVDVAGHHGGTDLYDYWIIKLDSLANIEWNINIGGISSDESYSIIQLTDSGFLAVGLSNSIDGDVLDHYPGPSNWDSWVVKLNKTCPGILYYADKDGDGFGDPTDIQMFCSDMVGYVLNNLDCNDNDAEINPTIAEICNTIDDNCNGIVDEGLALFTLYRDLDGDTFGNDTDFITSCLEYISGFVLDSTDCNDTNALIFPGAEELCNYLDDDCDGITDDNITFIQSFIDADNDNFGNADFDSIACEIPPGYVLSNTDCNDTNPDIYPGAPELLNGLDDDCDQIADEGLAIRDIVKNTIRIFPNPVNAILFIQSDATHQITIVNQLGEEILHINLFIGLNTISVADFASGVYWVKAENGEMVVWVKE, encoded by the coding sequence TTGCATATTATTTTTGGTTTTTCTTGTCTTTATAATAAAGCAAATGCACAAGCTACAAGTATAGAATGGTCAAATGCACTAGGCGGTCCGGATTATGAAGATGCAACAGATGTTATTCAATCTAATGACGGAGGCTATCTTGTGGTTGCTAACTCAGGAGAAGTAGGTGGTGATGTGACTGATTTTTATGGTGGAGCAGTAGATATATGGTTGACTAAATTAGATAGTTCAGGAAACCTTATTTGGCAGAAAAATTATGGGGGGTCAAGTATTGAAAAATCCCGTGCAGGAATTGCGACGATAGATGGTGGATATATTATCGTAGGCTATACTGGCTCTGAAGATCATGATGTTAGTTTTAACCATGGACTCACCGATGCATGGGTTTTTAAAGTGGATTCAATAGGAAATATAGTATGGGAAAGGTCATATGGTGGTACAAAAAGTGAGCAAGGATCGGCGATTTGTGGAACAGATGATGGGAATTTCGTGTTCGTAGGATATAGCCATTCAAATAATGGTGATTTGACATCTCATTATGGTACTGCAGAGACTTCCGATTATTGGATTGTAAAAATCGACAATACGGGTAATATCATTTGGCAAAAATCATACGGCAAGTCGGAGGATGACTATGCATATGGTGTTGTGGAGCTATTCAATGGTGATATTACAGTCGGTGGCGTAACACAATGGGGAGATGGTGATGTAATAGGATTTCATGGCGGTATAGGGATTGAAGATGGATGGGTAATTGATTTAGATTCTAATGGAGCATTGAAATGGAGCAAAGCATTTGGTGGTACAGACTATGATGTTATATGGGATATCACTAAGGCGTCTGACTCTACAATTCACTGTGTTGGACAAGCAAAATCATTTGATGGAGATATTACCGACCATAAAGGAACTCCGGATGATTATTATTTAGATGATTGCATGTATTTGCAGCTTGATACAATGGGAAATTTACTAATGGAGAAATGTTTTGGTGGCACAAGCGGCGATGCTGGATTTTCAATTTGTAAGACATTTGATAGTGGAGAAGTGATAGCCTGTAATTCTGCGAGCGATGATGTGGATGTGGCAGGCCATCATGGTGGGACAGACCTTTACGATTATTGGATTATAAAATTAGATTCTTTAGCAAACATTGAGTGGAATATTAATATTGGAGGAATTTCATCTGATGAAAGTTATTCGATTATTCAACTTACAGATTCTGGATTCTTAGCAGTTGGTCTAAGTAATTCAATAGATGGAGATGTCTTAGACCACTACCCCGGACCTTCCAACTGGGATTCCTGGGTGGTTAAACTCAATAAAACCTGTCCGGGTATTTTATATTATGCAGATAAAGATGGTGATGGTTTTGGTGATCCAACTGATATACAAATGTTTTGCTCAGATATGGTTGGATATGTATTAAATAATTTAGACTGTAATGATAATGATGCTGAAATTAATCCTACAATAGCTGAAATATGCAACACGATAGATGATAATTGTAATGGTATTGTTGACGAAGGTCTTGCGTTGTTTACGCTCTATCGAGATTTAGATGGAGATACTTTTGGGAATGATACTGATTTTATAACATCGTGTCTTGAATATATTTCAGGTTTTGTTTTAGACTCAACAGATTGTAATGATACCAATGCGTTAATTTTTCCGGGTGCTGAAGAACTCTGCAACTACCTCGATGATGATTGTGATGGTATTACAGATGATAATATCACTTTCATACAAAGTTTTATTGATGCTGACAACGACAATTTCGGCAACGCTGATTTTGATTCCATCGCATGCGAAATTCCACCCGGTTACGTTTTATCCAACACCGACTGCAACGACACCAATCCCGACATCTACCCCGGCGCCCCCGAACTCCTCAACGGCCTCGACGACGATTGCGACCAAATTGCTGATGAAGGTTTAGCAATAAGAGATATTGTAAAAAATACAATAAGAATTTTCCCGAATCCGGTAAATGCGATTTTATTTATTCAATCGGATGCAACACATCAAATTACAATTGTAAATCAATTAGGAGAAGAAATATTGCACATAAATTTATTTATAGGATTAAATACAATTTCGGTAGCAGATTTTGCGAGTGGTGTGTATTGGGTGAAAGCGGAAAATGGGGAGATGGTGGTTTGGGTGAAGGAGTGA
- a CDS encoding T9SS type A sorting domain-containing protein, producing the protein MKPLLLLIVFTLIAVLISNAQPYNLSFEKNYGGSFYDWPAGFVILEDSSMVIAAQTNSNDYDVSSEPEQTDYWIYKIDKNGELLWDYTYGGESSDIPKDMVQTSDGGFVIAGYTVSEGGDISINYGFSDMWVIKVDSNGLLEWELSVGGSYDDAIIDIGINNENEIYFAGLSTSDDGLIGTHFGVADYVDIVFGKISQEGELLFIKVLGTENDDESFSVMQNVDGNYLLTGYTKSPELPSWDGYIIELSEAGELVWVKLYGGSDYDLIYSIAEIGENEYYFSGYTYSDDGDISGNHSAPLWQDMWVGKIDSIGNLLWSKCYGGTSGDEGQQLLPINDSSFIVSGFTASPHNGDVFGNHYSAKPVDIWIVEMDTAGIIKWSNCFGGYNNENFYNIQQLGNGYVVQGVCRSTDGDIASHYGDSEYPDVWIFKLDKECDQMLVYPDQDDDTYGDSDNYSYSCTLNDGFVLVGGDCDDNNPFINPGATEILNGIDDDCNQIADDGLEIIETELIGLSVFPNPATNELTIQFENINTPLLTIYNINGDLIFQQNKIQTPFNFDASELSAGLYLIYLYAGICILQLYL; encoded by the coding sequence TTGAAGCCGTTACTTTTACTTATAGTTTTTACTCTGATTGCGGTTTTAATATCAAATGCCCAGCCTTATAATCTTTCATTTGAGAAAAATTATGGTGGTAGTTTTTATGACTGGCCCGCAGGGTTTGTAATTTTGGAAGATTCTTCGATGGTAATTGCAGCACAAACTAATTCTAACGATTATGATGTGAGTAGTGAGCCAGAACAAACTGATTATTGGATTTATAAAATTGACAAAAATGGTGAACTACTATGGGATTATACTTATGGAGGGGAATCCTCAGATATTCCTAAAGATATGGTACAAACTAGTGATGGTGGTTTTGTTATTGCCGGGTACACAGTTTCAGAAGGTGGCGATATTTCAATTAATTATGGATTTTCAGATATGTGGGTAATCAAAGTTGACTCAAATGGATTACTCGAATGGGAATTATCAGTTGGGGGTTCTTATGATGACGCCATAATAGATATTGGAATAAATAATGAAAACGAAATTTATTTTGCTGGCTTAAGTACATCAGATGATGGATTGATAGGAACACATTTCGGAGTAGCTGATTATGTTGATATTGTTTTTGGAAAAATTTCACAAGAAGGAGAGCTCTTATTCATTAAAGTTTTAGGGACTGAAAATGATGACGAAAGCTTTTCAGTAATGCAAAATGTTGATGGTAATTATTTGTTAACAGGATACACAAAATCACCTGAATTACCATCTTGGGACGGATATATTATTGAGCTATCAGAAGCAGGTGAACTGGTTTGGGTGAAACTTTATGGGGGCTCTGACTACGACTTAATTTATTCAATAGCTGAAATTGGTGAAAATGAATACTACTTTTCCGGTTATACTTATTCAGATGATGGAGATATATCTGGAAATCACTCTGCACCATTATGGCAGGATATGTGGGTAGGTAAAATTGATTCGATTGGTAATTTATTATGGTCAAAATGTTACGGTGGAACCAGTGGTGATGAAGGGCAACAATTATTACCTATCAATGATTCCTCGTTTATCGTATCTGGCTTTACTGCTTCCCCACATAATGGCGATGTTTTTGGTAACCATTATTCTGCAAAGCCCGTTGATATATGGATTGTTGAAATGGACACAGCAGGTATTATTAAGTGGTCAAATTGTTTTGGTGGCTATAACAATGAAAACTTTTACAACATTCAACAATTGGGTAATGGCTATGTTGTGCAAGGTGTTTGTAGATCAACTGATGGAGATATTGCATCCCATTACGGCGACTCTGAATATCCTGATGTTTGGATATTTAAGTTGGATAAAGAATGTGACCAAATGCTTGTATATCCTGACCAAGATGATGATACTTATGGCGATAGCGATAATTATAGTTATTCATGCACACTTAATGATGGATTTGTTTTAGTAGGTGGTGATTGTGATGATAACAACCCGTTTATTAACCCAGGAGCAACCGAAATTTTAAATGGCATTGATGATGACTGCAATCAAATTGCAGATGATGGCCTGGAAATCATAGAAACAGAATTGATAGGTTTATCAGTTTTTCCAAACCCGGCCACCAATGAGCTGACTATTCAATTCGAAAATATAAATACGCCTTTACTTACTATTTATAATATAAATGGGGATTTAATTTTTCAACAAAATAAAATTCAAACACCATTTAATTTTGATGCTTCTGAATTAAGCGCAGGTTTATATTTAATTTACCTGTATGCAGGAATTTGTATACTACAACTGTATTTGTAA
- a CDS encoding T9SS type A sorting domain-containing protein, whose translation MKNRQINSKAFNLAGYAALAGSFLGIPWETGAQAVYVDIDPDTILSIAPSEAFLLDIDNDGVNDFTFQKFANTIYTDWCGCDVYRSEIDLTGFENKAVFSTYLFSTNTYLVAALDVGTIINDELLFNHYDAKMAYKLIPEWSIYYLFEGGDWYPEAVDKFVGIKFKDSLECTHYGWIRCTINENGEKLTIKDYAYENKCDMGIIAGDMIGDTTVPINEKKVLDALVYTFNNRLYVKTENYAGCSLAINNLQGQKLLETDLKEKFTLIDMETIPPGIYVVVLMNQTSIYTKEINIH comes from the coding sequence TTGAAAAACAGACAAATAAATTCAAAAGCATTTAACCTCGCAGGTTATGCGGCTTTAGCTGGTAGTTTTCTTGGTATTCCTTGGGAAACTGGTGCTCAAGCAGTTTATGTAGATATTGATCCCGATACAATACTTTCAATAGCCCCTAGCGAAGCCTTCCTACTAGATATTGATAATGACGGTGTAAATGATTTTACATTTCAAAAATTCGCGAATACAATTTATACTGATTGGTGCGGTTGTGATGTTTACAGGAGCGAAATAGATTTAACTGGATTTGAGAATAAGGCTGTTTTTTCTACATATTTATTCTCGACAAACACTTACCTTGTTGCAGCTTTAGATGTTGGAACAATCATTAATGATGAATTGCTTTTTAATCATTATGATGCAAAAATGGCCTATAAATTGATACCTGAATGGTCAATATATTATTTATTTGAAGGAGGCGACTGGTACCCTGAAGCAGTTGACAAATTTGTAGGCATTAAATTTAAAGATAGTTTAGAGTGTACACATTATGGCTGGATAAGATGTACAATAAATGAAAATGGTGAGAAATTAACAATTAAGGATTACGCTTATGAAAATAAGTGTGACATGGGTATCATTGCCGGTGATATGATTGGTGATACCACAGTTCCAATAAATGAAAAAAAAGTCCTCGATGCGTTAGTATATACTTTTAATAACAGACTATATGTTAAAACTGAGAATTACGCTGGATGTTCGCTTGCAATTAATAATCTACAAGGACAAAAACTTTTGGAAACGGATTTGAAAGAAAAATTTACTTTGATTGATATGGAAACAATCCCACCCGGAATTTACGTTGTCGTTCTTATGAATCAAACAAGTATTTACACCAAAGAAATAAATATACATTAA
- a CDS encoding T9SS type A sorting domain-containing protein, translated as MKKESKIKLKAYSVFACANFMIFNTTNGEVIYTDIDPDTILNETEDFFAIDIDNNGTFDFGFLNNSATTYDFTLGYVTFQSLLAGPFISSNALAGISHYYFYSGGNRYFPYAFSESNLIEPLLNWQNFGIQFIAWKTWAGGYDDHCDLCYWNSESLPELLDHYLGAKFVDSDNNIHYGWIRCDVKDDGHALIIKDFAYESETNQPILTGSKETYQNINSNILAGNIYAYGNVIYVNISSRPELDFTLNIYDMSGRCVYQKNLHESRNSILTSLTTGIYLVEVRCGIEYFAKTLLLDK; from the coding sequence ATGAAAAAAGAATCTAAAATTAAATTGAAAGCATATTCAGTATTTGCTTGCGCAAATTTCATGATATTTAATACTACCAATGGAGAAGTAATTTATACAGATATTGACCCAGATACTATATTAAATGAAACAGAAGATTTTTTTGCGATAGACATTGATAATAATGGTACGTTTGATTTTGGGTTTTTAAATAACTCTGCTACAACCTATGACTTTACATTAGGTTATGTTACCTTTCAGTCATTGCTAGCAGGTCCATTCATATCATCAAATGCTCTTGCTGGTATCTCCCATTATTATTTTTATAGTGGTGGGAATCGATATTTCCCATATGCATTCTCTGAAAGTAATCTAATTGAACCTTTACTTAACTGGCAAAATTTTGGAATTCAATTCATTGCATGGAAAACTTGGGCTGGTGGTTATGACGACCATTGTGACCTATGTTATTGGAATTCCGAAAGCTTACCAGAGCTATTAGACCATTACTTAGGAGCAAAGTTTGTGGATAGCGATAATAATATTCATTATGGTTGGATAAGATGTGATGTAAAGGATGATGGTCATGCGTTAATAATAAAAGATTTTGCTTATGAATCTGAGACAAATCAACCAATTTTAACAGGTAGCAAAGAAACTTATCAAAATATTAATTCAAATATTCTAGCTGGAAATATTTACGCTTACGGAAACGTTATTTATGTAAACATATCAAGCAGACCGGAATTAGATTTTACTTTAAACATTTATGATATGAGCGGACGTTGTGTTTATCAGAAAAATTTACATGAATCTAGAAACTCAATATTAACTTCTTTAACCACCGGCATTTATTTAGTTGAAGTGCGATGTGGAATAGAATATTTCGCTAAAACATTGTTATTGGACAAATAA